One genomic region from Cydia amplana chromosome Z, ilCydAmpl1.1, whole genome shotgun sequence encodes:
- the LOC134661312 gene encoding uncharacterized protein LOC134661312, whose translation MFNRSVLLSIVLCSCQWIGLARRSSHDKKDSDEGDFGIGLITSLKDDANLDLSVDEEYEDLRAELLAYQAALASVVSRRSLMTTPCWQSGGICVNSKLCKGAKYITQAAGCRNQNNVCCYTWNRYFVKDYRDKGIANIALPWITLQREYGGKGIQEPKHSLRKGKKKKHKKKMAVKSHIYRNFDY comes from the exons atgttTAACCGGTCGGTATTGTTAAGTATTGTTCTCTGCTCATGCCAATGGATCGGTTTAGCCAGACGGTCGTCTCACGATAAAAAAGATAGCGATGAAGGTGATTTTGGAATAGGCTTGATAACATCTTTAAAGGATGACGCTAACTTGGATTTATCAGTCGATGAAGAATACGAAGACCTGCGAGCAGAACTTCTTGCATACCAGGCTGCATTAGCTTCGGTTGTCTCTAGAA GATCGCTGATGACCACTCCCTGCTGGCAATCTGGAGGCATTTGTGTCAACTCTAAGCTGTGCAAGGgagcaaaatatataactcaaGCTGCCGGCTGCAGAAACCAAAATAACGTTTGCTGCTACACATGGAACCGGTATTTTGTCAAGGATTACAGAGATAAGGGCATAGCTAATATAGCGCTGCCGTGGATAACTCTGCAGCGGGAGTATGGTGGGAAGGGAATCCAGGAACCGAAACATAGCCTAAGGAAAGGCAAAAAGAAAAAGCACAAGaaaaagatggcagtgaaatcgCATATTTATCGAAATTTTGACTATTAA